Proteins co-encoded in one Armatimonadota bacterium genomic window:
- a CDS encoding pilus assembly PilX N-terminal domain-containing protein: MSQAHAESMRARQGRRGEAGLALAVVLLTINVILIVTATLVAIALNEYQAAAGGERSRQAFQLAEAGLEKAIYELKRDLDWTDAGATAGATKNLAAARQWAALWDGSADLVAVPFPPGTSIGTVTVELCRDDNFSDGTGCPGVPSPAVPGCTPSVCIWVRATGRIAGLASRQIEFLLGQISPGYDLANYSASPINVGAGGGGNGTFQLHGPLYIASCSADGGDPCVGLKMQGNGAILNDVPYPTPGDPDTTPPYNNRVYVVGQVKGEGNSWQIGLDAQPMQGVYATRGWASAYDAQIDALDKGATVPFVPFPDPSKLCEPGAPGDPPRCLLNRLDWSGSGRITPINAHTAYVCTKATCTSASDWTAVRIWGPGAASLLRLSASTPTRTRVVIPDRNPDGSPVINCTATPAICDAAAGTDDVKDTDDFSLVYNGFAPATQVNLWTQSGDDAYIHIQSHVRIDGDVRYAGRTTFLIENADDATAPTPALEIRGSVTPLCRASDSTCTQTFGRPSGDTYAFAVGPKCTSAPPSGSLICTPTGGGAYIKGSGIELNLVVLAHGTIKNDNPQAWYGMFIAGLLDWDNNPSIYPVASLKANLPPGVAALVEPGFGIVIARWREVF; this comes from the coding sequence ATGAGCCAGGCACACGCAGAGAGCATGCGGGCAAGGCAGGGGCGTCGGGGCGAGGCCGGGCTGGCGCTGGCCGTCGTGCTCCTGACCATCAACGTCATCCTGATCGTGACCGCGACGCTGGTGGCGATCGCGCTCAACGAGTACCAGGCGGCGGCCGGCGGCGAGCGGTCCCGTCAGGCGTTCCAGCTGGCCGAAGCCGGCCTGGAGAAGGCCATCTACGAGCTCAAGCGCGACCTCGACTGGACCGACGCCGGCGCGACGGCGGGCGCGACGAAGAACCTGGCCGCGGCCCGGCAGTGGGCGGCGCTGTGGGACGGGAGTGCCGACCTGGTCGCCGTCCCGTTTCCTCCAGGGACCTCGATCGGCACGGTCACCGTGGAGCTGTGTCGGGACGACAACTTCAGCGACGGTACCGGATGCCCCGGCGTGCCCTCGCCCGCCGTCCCCGGGTGCACGCCCAGCGTGTGCATCTGGGTCCGGGCCACGGGCCGCATCGCCGGCCTCGCTTCACGGCAGATCGAGTTCCTGCTGGGGCAGATCTCGCCGGGCTACGACCTGGCGAACTACTCGGCCAGTCCCATCAACGTCGGTGCCGGCGGTGGCGGCAACGGCACGTTCCAGTTACACGGCCCGCTGTACATCGCGTCGTGCAGTGCGGACGGCGGCGACCCGTGCGTCGGCCTGAAGATGCAGGGCAACGGCGCCATCCTCAACGACGTGCCCTACCCCACGCCGGGCGATCCGGATACCACGCCACCCTACAACAACCGGGTCTACGTGGTCGGGCAGGTCAAGGGAGAGGGCAACTCGTGGCAGATCGGCCTCGACGCCCAACCGATGCAGGGCGTTTACGCTACGCGGGGCTGGGCCAGCGCTTACGACGCCCAGATCGACGCGCTCGACAAGGGCGCCACGGTGCCCTTCGTCCCGTTCCCCGACCCCTCGAAACTGTGCGAGCCGGGAGCGCCCGGCGACCCGCCGCGGTGTCTGCTGAACCGGCTCGACTGGTCTGGCAGCGGCCGCATCACGCCCATCAACGCCCACACGGCCTACGTGTGTACCAAGGCCACCTGTACCTCCGCCAGCGACTGGACGGCGGTGCGTATCTGGGGGCCCGGTGCGGCGTCGCTGCTGCGGCTGTCGGCCAGCACCCCGACGCGTACCCGTGTGGTGATTCCCGACCGTAACCCAGACGGGTCGCCCGTGATCAACTGCACGGCGACGCCCGCGATCTGCGACGCCGCTGCGGGCACCGACGACGTCAAGGACACCGACGACTTCTCGCTCGTCTACAACGGGTTTGCGCCCGCGACCCAGGTCAACCTGTGGACACAGTCGGGCGACGACGCGTACATCCACATCCAGTCGCACGTGCGGATCGACGGCGACGTGCGCTATGCTGGCCGCACGACCTTCCTCATCGAGAACGCCGACGACGCCACCGCGCCGACCCCCGCCCTGGAGATCCGGGGGTCGGTCACGCCGCTGTGTCGGGCGAGCGATAGCACATGCACCCAGACCTTCGGCCGGCCCAGCGGCGACACCTACGCCTTTGCGGTCGGGCCCAAGTGCACCAGCGCCCCGCCTTCGGGATCCTTGATCTGCACGCCGACCGGCGGGGGTGCCTACATCAAGGGGTCGGGCATCGAGCTCAACCTGGTGGTGCTGGCCCACGGTACGATCAAGAACGACAACCCGCAGGCCTGGTACGGCATGTTCATTGCGGGCCTGCTGGACTGGGACAACAACCCGTCCATTTATCCCGTCGCCAGCCTGAAGGCCAACCTCCCGCCGGGCGTCGCTGCGCTGGTCGAGCCCGGCTTCGGGATCGTGATCGCGCGCTGGCGCGAGGTGTTCTGA
- a CDS encoding prepilin-type N-terminal cleavage/methylation domain-containing protein translates to MERRLRPPRRQGERAFTLLELLVALSLFGVVLLTGFAAFNASYRGLVAGKEMADEHQNARLVLEWMTRRIRLAGIGVPAGTTAFFTEAGSSALAFLGDTNGDGVVEWRRYCHDSAAGVVREDLQEPAALPLSAGGACTGAPITSQGLHALRVSYLQFAYFNGQEASTSALSQIRRVRIVLGLDSNRSGAFEAAADVTFTMDAVLRNRVQ, encoded by the coding sequence ATGGAGCGACGTCTGAGACCGCCGCGGCGCCAGGGAGAGCGGGCGTTCACCCTGCTGGAGCTGCTGGTCGCGCTGAGCCTCTTCGGCGTGGTCCTGCTCACGGGCTTCGCGGCGTTCAACGCCAGCTACCGCGGCCTGGTGGCCGGCAAGGAGATGGCCGACGAACACCAGAACGCCCGCCTGGTGCTCGAGTGGATGACACGGCGCATCCGCCTCGCCGGCATCGGTGTGCCCGCCGGCACCACCGCGTTCTTCACCGAGGCCGGTTCCTCGGCGCTGGCGTTCCTCGGCGACACCAATGGCGACGGCGTCGTCGAGTGGCGCCGCTACTGCCACGACAGCGCCGCGGGCGTGGTGCGCGAGGACCTGCAGGAGCCCGCGGCGTTGCCGCTGTCCGCCGGCGGTGCCTGTACCGGCGCTCCCATCACCTCGCAGGGCCTGCACGCGCTGCGCGTCTCCTACCTCCAGTTCGCGTACTTCAACGGGCAGGAGGCCTCGACCAGCGCCCTCTCGCAGATCCGGCGGGTCCGGATCGTGCTGGGGCTGGACTCCAACCGCTCGGGCGCCTTCGAGGCCGCTGCGGACGTCACGTTCACCATGGACGCCGTGCTCCGGAACCGGGTCCAGTAG